One stretch of Pomacea canaliculata isolate SZHN2017 linkage group LG11, ASM307304v1, whole genome shotgun sequence DNA includes these proteins:
- the LOC112574649 gene encoding protein FAM69A-like, producing MRRWRKVKCMTDTARTCCLVFIALIMRAAEETKKNAVAVAVTCGLVFLLVYLWQDPCDGRKILANLCEEYKKGEVAGRLCYKFCYDQSIYLSYCHEDGPRKSFMWEKMMMRVPTSLLPDHHEMTLHEGMSLTEFEGLLLDFLRSHLGPHDFSDLMFRMKLFADFNDDEKLSLGEVQSLWRLIHIREFLVLFIFQGSAVFPEINGTCGSLFGFNFPQVSSIFTKEVSPILKLVSKNAFRWSFPSWEERARVAVGVLDLIFDIYEENHVRFVMCDLQPSIIGHTENYEAQVTDAGRILSSVMLESELSNRTCSHDNQCQYSESCTTMCDTKKQKCSGETIKPTIWQACQLIKDYLLFDAPDNIQPTLEKLLYNCMRLVIYGQSIDMSHTILVTDLKTVLWDHIKTL from the exons ATGCGCAGATGGCGGAAGGTGAAGTGCATGACTGACACAGCAAGAACATGTTGCTTAGTCTTCATAGCCCTCATTATG AGGGCAGCAGAAGAAACGAAAAAGAATGCTGTAGCTGTAGCAGTCACTTGTGGCCTAGTGTTTCTTCTCGTGTACCTATGGCAAGACCCTTGTGATGGCAGGAAAATTCTTGCCAATCTG TGTGAAGAGTACAAGAAAGGCGAAGTGGCAGGTCGGCTCTGCTATAAGTTTTGCTATGATCAGTCCATCTATCTCTCATACTGCCACGAGGATGGCCCCAGAAAG AGCTTTATGTGGGAGAAGATGATGATGCGCGTACCCACCAGTCTTCTCCCAGATCATCATGAAATGACTCTGCATGAGGGCATGTCCTTGACAGAGTTTGAGGGTCTGCTTTTGGACTTCCTTAGATCACATCTTGGTCCTCATGATTTCAGTGATTTGATGTTTCGCATGAAGCTTTTTGCTGACttcaatgatgatgaaaag CTATCTCTTGGTGAGGTGCAGTCTCTGTGGCGACTGATTCATATCCGTGAGTTCCTAGTTCTGTTTATCTTCCAAGGAAGTGCAGTCTTCCCAGAGATCAATGGAACATGTGGCAGTCTCTTTGGATTTAACTTTCCACAG GTAAGTTCGATCTTCACAAAAGAAGTATCTCCCATTTTAAAGTTGGTGTCCAAGAATGCCTTTCGCTGGTCTTTTCCATCATGGGAAGAAAGGGCAAGAGTAGCCGTGGGTGTGCTGGATCTCATTTTTGACATTTATGAAGAAAACCATGTTCGGTTCGTTATGTGTGACCTCCAACCTTCTATAATTGGACATACAGAGAATTATGAAGCACAGGTCACAGATGCAGGAAGAATTCTTTCCAGTGTGATGTTGGAGTCGGAGCTAAGCAATCGAACTTGCTCACATGATAATCAGTGCCAGTATTCGGAATCTTGCACTACCATGTGTgatacaaagaaacagaaatgttcaGGGGAGACCATTAAACCCACCATTTGGCAGGCATGTCAGCTCATAAAAGACTATCTGTTGTTTGATGCCCCTGACAATATCCAGCCAACTTTAGAAAAGTTGTTGTATAACTGCATGCGGCTGGTAATATATGGCCAATCCATTGATATGAGTCACACAATTCTTGTTACAGATTTGAAAACCGTTCTTTGGGACCACATAAAAACCTTGTGA
- the LOC112574648 gene encoding serine/threonine-protein kinase N2-like isoform X1, with amino-acid sequence MMFECLMSEDEDEWEGGAMRDSYQGVGQRFGLEPDLSDAEFQLRLEELKEALKKEIRKEMKIKEGAEKLREVSTDKKSLSNVNSIVKKANTKLQQLHQDLQEVNTFLLLTNSTQDISTERMKSPEKAGDAVDSNGGNQRLASLQKQLDIENKVKQGAENMIAMYSSGSSRDKKLLAEAQQMLADARTKIEIIRMQMLKASQDISSSTTEADGSRCEILSPLELRIEELRHHLKIESAVAEGSKNVIRTLQNSKIEDKKALKEAQSTLCESSQKMELIRMSLEKRLLELEPDTSKSSKVQTLRRELDDLLNTTYSSSASHRLSNQPPTPRAANTFSKAAAVTGKLEVRLVGVQGLLEDIPIRRKDSMSLWMASPGESRSLLRRGGTKVYNVKDELSNEVMAILRLDNQQVAQTSWKPNSQQCWDHRCSIDLDRSRELELSVYWRDWRQMCATKFLRLEDFLDNQRHGLTIHLEPQGILFAEITFLNPTLSRKPKLQRQRKIFPKHKGKNFLRPNQMNINVATWGRLIKRALPQNGADTNNSSPQITSPGIMSADRGPPVSQISFEAPPLPEKIHRHAADDVTSTARERQATSQEREIQQALSKFDFLPEELITPNTSSINLDLDVITAPPSISTADATSTTSSSHADVPSQQITTADVKSVVPTIPRQKSPPQQKSSPSLPVTPLPSEKTRPAPLPPSTSESLFAGQPCCMDDFRPISVLGRGHFGKVLLTQYRRTNEYFAIKALKKGDIIARDEVESLMSEKRIFEVINTMRHPFLVNLFACFQTAEHVCFVMEYACGGDLMMHIHSDVFTESRTVFYAGCVVLGLQYLHENKIVYRDLKLDNLLLDAEGYLKIADFGLCKEGMGFGDRTSTFCGTPEFLAPEVLTETSYTRAVDWWGLGVLIYEMLVGESPFPGDDEEEVFDSIVNEEVRYPRFLSTEAIAIMRRLLRRNPDRRLGSSERDAEDVKKQAFFRSLVWNDLLTKKVKPPFVPTVKNMEDVSNFDEEFTSERPVLTPPKERRPLNPDDQQLFHDFSYIAEWC; translated from the exons ATGATGTTCGAGTGTTTGATGAGCGAAGATGAGGATGAGTGGGAG GGAGGTGCCATGCGGGACTCTTATCAAGGTGTGGGTCAACGCTTTGGTCTGGAGCCAGACCTTTCAGATGCCGAGTTTCAGCTTCGTCTAGAGGAGTTAAAGGAG GCACTGAAGAAGGAGATCCGCAAGGAAATGAAGATAAAGGAAGGAGCAGAAAAACTGCGTGAGGTTTCCACAGACAAGAAGTCACTCTCCAATGTCAACAGTATCGTGAAGAAGGCCAACACCAAGTTGCAGCAGCTGCACCAAGACCTGCAGGAAGTCAACACCTTTCTCTTGCTCACCAACAGTACGCAGGATATTTCCACAG AGAGGATGAAGTCACCAGAGAAGGCAGGGGATGCCGTGGATAGTAATGGAGGAAATCAGCGTTTGGCTTCACTGCAGAAGCAGCTAGATATTGAGAACAAG GTGAAGCAAGGTGCAGAAAACATGATTGCCATGTACAGTTCTGGGTCTTCCCGTGACAAAAAACTACTGGCAGAGGCACAGCAGATGCTTGCAGATGCTCGGACAAAGATAGAGATCATTCGCATGCAAATGTTGAAGGCTAGTCAGGACATTTCGTCAAGCACCACTGAAGCTGATG GTTCACGTTGTGAGATACTTTCTCCCTTGGAATTGAGAATAGAAGAGCTGAGACATCATCTGAAGATTGAATCAGCTGTGGCTGAAGGTTCAAAAAATGTCATTCGCACATTACAGAATTCAAAAATAGAAGACAAGAAAGCATTGAAAGAG GCTCAGTCAACACTGTGCGAATCGTCCCAGAAAATGGAGTTAATACGAATGTCACTGGAGAAACGACTTCTGGAACTGGAGCCTGATACAAGCAAGTCGTCTAAAGTTCAGACTTTGAGGCGAGAGCTGGACGACTTGCTGAACACCACCTACAGTAGCTCTGCTTCACACCGCCTCAGTAACCAGCCACCAACCCCCCGTGCAGCCAACACTTTCAGCAAAGCAGCTGCAGTGACAGGCAAGCTGGAAGTGAG ATTAGTAGGGGTTCAAGGTCTTCTGGAAGATATTCCCATACGGCGGAAAGACAGCATGTCATTGTGGATGGCCTCCCCTGGGGAAAGTCGAAGTCTTCTTCGACGTGGTGGCACCAAAGTGTACAACGTTAAGGATGAGTTGTCCA ATGAGGTAATGGCCATTCTACGACTTGATAACCAGCAGGTGGCACAAACCTCCTGGAAACCTAACAGTCAGCAGTGCTGGGATCACAGGTGTTCCATCGACTTAGACCGG TCACGAGAACTGGAGTTGTCAGTCTACTGGCGAGACTGGCGGCAGATGTGTGCAACAAAGTTCCTGAGGCTAGAAGACTTTCTAGACAACCAGCGGCATGGTTTAACGATACACTTAGAGCCACAAGGCATATTATTTGCAGAG attacatttttaaacCCCACCTTGTCGCGTAAACCAAAGCTTCAAAGACAACGGAAAATCTTTCCAAAGCACAAAG GAAAGAATTTTCTGCGACCCAATCAGATGAACATCAATGTTGCTACATGGGGACGTTTGATCAAACGAGCCTTACCACAGAATGGAGCTGACACTAATAATAGTTCTCCACAAATTACCTCTCCTG GAATAATGTCAGCTGATCGGGGCCCTCCAGTTTCTCAGATAAGTTTTGAAGCTCCACCACTTCCAGAAAAGATTCATCGtcatgctgctgatgatgtgaCGTCTACGGCTAGGGAGAGGCAAGCTACCTCCCAAGAGCGAGAAATCCAG CAAGCACTTTCCAAATTTGACTTCCTGCCAGAAGAGCTCATCACGCCGAACACCTCCTCCATCAACCTGGACCTGGATGTCATCACTGCTCCCCCTTCCATATCCACAGCAGATGCCACCTCCACCACTTCCTCCAGCCATGCTGATGTCCCTTCCCAACAGATAACCACGGCAGATGTAAAGTCTGTGGTACCCACCATTCCACGCCAGAAATCACCACCTCAACAGAAATCATCTCCATCCTTGCCTGTTACACCTCTTCCATCAGAAAAAACAAGGCCAGCACCCTTACCTCCCTCAACATCAGAGTCCTT GTTTGCAGGACAACCCTGTTGTATGGATGACTTCCGACCTATAAGTGTTTTGGGTCGAGGCCACTTTGGAAAG GTCCTGCTGACTCAGTATCGCAGAACTAATGAGTATTTTGCCATCAAAGCTTTGAAGAAAGGTGACATCATAGCCCGAGATGAAGTAGAAAGCTTGATGTCTGAGAAGCGCATTTTTGAAGTTATTAACACCATGCGTCACCCTTTCCTTGTCAACCTCTTTGCCTGCTTCCAGACGGCA GAGCATGTATGTTTTGTCATGGAATATGCCTGCGGTGGTGACCTCATGATGCATATACACAGTGACGTCTTCACGGAGTCGCGGACTGTCTTCTATGCAGGTTGTGTGGTACTTGGTCTGCAGTACTTACACGAAAACAAGATTGTTTACAG GGACCTCAAGCTGGACAACCTGTTGCTGGATGCTGAAGGCTACCTCAAGATTGCTGACTTTGGTTTGTGCAAAGAGGGCATGGGGTTTGGAGATAGGACCAGCACTTTCTGCGGAACACCTGAATTTTTGGCACCAGAAGTGCTGACAGAAACATCCTACACCCGTGCTGTAGACTGGTGGGGTCTTGGGGTACTGATCTATGAGATGCTGGTTGGCGAG TCGCCATTTCctggtgatgatgaagaagaggtATTTGACAGCATAGTCAATGAGGAGGTGCGCTACCCACGATTCCTTTCTACAGAGGCCATTGCCATCATGCGTCGG CTGTTGCGACGAAATCCTGATCGCCGTCTTGGCTCCAGTGAAAGAGATGCAGAAGATGTGAAGAAGCAAGCATTTTTCCGG AGCTTAGTGTGGAATGACTTGCTGACTAAGAAAGTGAAGCCACCATTTGTTCCTACTGTG aaaaacaTGGAGGATGTCAGTAACTTTGATGAAGAATTCACTTCAGAGCGACCTGTTCTTACTCCGCCCAAAGAGCGCAGACCTCTGAACCCGGATGACCAGCAGTTGTTCCACGACTTCTCCTACATTGCTGAGTGGTGTTGA
- the LOC112574648 gene encoding serine/threonine-protein kinase N2-like isoform X3, with the protein MASDSGTSYTQGGAMRDSYQGVGQRFGLEPDLSDAEFQLRLEELKEALKKEIRKEMKIKEGAEKLREVSTDKKSLSNVNSIVKKANTKLQQLHQDLQEVNTFLLLTNSTQDISTERMKSPEKAGDAVDSNGGNQRLASLQKQLDIENKVKQGAENMIAMYSSGSSRDKKLLAEAQQMLADARTKIEIIRMQMLKASQDISSSTTEADGSRCEILSPLELRIEELRHHLKIESAVAEGSKNVIRTLQNSKIEDKKALKEAQSTLCESSQKMELIRMSLEKRLLELEPDTSKSSKVQTLRRELDDLLNTTYSSSASHRLSNQPPTPRAANTFSKAAAVTGKLEVRLVGVQGLLEDIPIRRKDSMSLWMASPGESRSLLRRGGTKVYNVKDELSNEVMAILRLDNQQVAQTSWKPNSQQCWDHRCSIDLDRSRELELSVYWRDWRQMCATKFLRLEDFLDNQRHGLTIHLEPQGILFAEITFLNPTLSRKPKLQRQRKIFPKHKGKNFLRPNQMNINVATWGRLIKRALPQNGADTNNSSPQITSPGIMSADRGPPVSQISFEAPPLPEKIHRHAADDVTSTARERQATSQEREIQQALSKFDFLPEELITPNTSSINLDLDVITAPPSISTADATSTTSSSHADVPSQQITTADVKSVVPTIPRQKSPPQQKSSPSLPVTPLPSEKTRPAPLPPSTSESLFAGQPCCMDDFRPISVLGRGHFGKVLLTQYRRTNEYFAIKALKKGDIIARDEVESLMSEKRIFEVINTMRHPFLVNLFACFQTAEHVCFVMEYACGGDLMMHIHSDVFTESRTVFYAGCVVLGLQYLHENKIVYRDLKLDNLLLDAEGYLKIADFGLCKEGMGFGDRTSTFCGTPEFLAPEVLTETSYTRAVDWWGLGVLIYEMLVGESPFPGDDEEEVFDSIVNEEVRYPRFLSTEAIAIMRRLLRRNPDRRLGSSERDAEDVKKQAFFRSLVWNDLLTKKVKPPFVPTVKNMEDVSNFDEEFTSERPVLTPPKERRPLNPDDQQLFHDFSYIAEWC; encoded by the exons ATGGCGTCAGACAGTGGCACCTCCTACACCCAG GGAGGTGCCATGCGGGACTCTTATCAAGGTGTGGGTCAACGCTTTGGTCTGGAGCCAGACCTTTCAGATGCCGAGTTTCAGCTTCGTCTAGAGGAGTTAAAGGAG GCACTGAAGAAGGAGATCCGCAAGGAAATGAAGATAAAGGAAGGAGCAGAAAAACTGCGTGAGGTTTCCACAGACAAGAAGTCACTCTCCAATGTCAACAGTATCGTGAAGAAGGCCAACACCAAGTTGCAGCAGCTGCACCAAGACCTGCAGGAAGTCAACACCTTTCTCTTGCTCACCAACAGTACGCAGGATATTTCCACAG AGAGGATGAAGTCACCAGAGAAGGCAGGGGATGCCGTGGATAGTAATGGAGGAAATCAGCGTTTGGCTTCACTGCAGAAGCAGCTAGATATTGAGAACAAG GTGAAGCAAGGTGCAGAAAACATGATTGCCATGTACAGTTCTGGGTCTTCCCGTGACAAAAAACTACTGGCAGAGGCACAGCAGATGCTTGCAGATGCTCGGACAAAGATAGAGATCATTCGCATGCAAATGTTGAAGGCTAGTCAGGACATTTCGTCAAGCACCACTGAAGCTGATG GTTCACGTTGTGAGATACTTTCTCCCTTGGAATTGAGAATAGAAGAGCTGAGACATCATCTGAAGATTGAATCAGCTGTGGCTGAAGGTTCAAAAAATGTCATTCGCACATTACAGAATTCAAAAATAGAAGACAAGAAAGCATTGAAAGAG GCTCAGTCAACACTGTGCGAATCGTCCCAGAAAATGGAGTTAATACGAATGTCACTGGAGAAACGACTTCTGGAACTGGAGCCTGATACAAGCAAGTCGTCTAAAGTTCAGACTTTGAGGCGAGAGCTGGACGACTTGCTGAACACCACCTACAGTAGCTCTGCTTCACACCGCCTCAGTAACCAGCCACCAACCCCCCGTGCAGCCAACACTTTCAGCAAAGCAGCTGCAGTGACAGGCAAGCTGGAAGTGAG ATTAGTAGGGGTTCAAGGTCTTCTGGAAGATATTCCCATACGGCGGAAAGACAGCATGTCATTGTGGATGGCCTCCCCTGGGGAAAGTCGAAGTCTTCTTCGACGTGGTGGCACCAAAGTGTACAACGTTAAGGATGAGTTGTCCA ATGAGGTAATGGCCATTCTACGACTTGATAACCAGCAGGTGGCACAAACCTCCTGGAAACCTAACAGTCAGCAGTGCTGGGATCACAGGTGTTCCATCGACTTAGACCGG TCACGAGAACTGGAGTTGTCAGTCTACTGGCGAGACTGGCGGCAGATGTGTGCAACAAAGTTCCTGAGGCTAGAAGACTTTCTAGACAACCAGCGGCATGGTTTAACGATACACTTAGAGCCACAAGGCATATTATTTGCAGAG attacatttttaaacCCCACCTTGTCGCGTAAACCAAAGCTTCAAAGACAACGGAAAATCTTTCCAAAGCACAAAG GAAAGAATTTTCTGCGACCCAATCAGATGAACATCAATGTTGCTACATGGGGACGTTTGATCAAACGAGCCTTACCACAGAATGGAGCTGACACTAATAATAGTTCTCCACAAATTACCTCTCCTG GAATAATGTCAGCTGATCGGGGCCCTCCAGTTTCTCAGATAAGTTTTGAAGCTCCACCACTTCCAGAAAAGATTCATCGtcatgctgctgatgatgtgaCGTCTACGGCTAGGGAGAGGCAAGCTACCTCCCAAGAGCGAGAAATCCAG CAAGCACTTTCCAAATTTGACTTCCTGCCAGAAGAGCTCATCACGCCGAACACCTCCTCCATCAACCTGGACCTGGATGTCATCACTGCTCCCCCTTCCATATCCACAGCAGATGCCACCTCCACCACTTCCTCCAGCCATGCTGATGTCCCTTCCCAACAGATAACCACGGCAGATGTAAAGTCTGTGGTACCCACCATTCCACGCCAGAAATCACCACCTCAACAGAAATCATCTCCATCCTTGCCTGTTACACCTCTTCCATCAGAAAAAACAAGGCCAGCACCCTTACCTCCCTCAACATCAGAGTCCTT GTTTGCAGGACAACCCTGTTGTATGGATGACTTCCGACCTATAAGTGTTTTGGGTCGAGGCCACTTTGGAAAG GTCCTGCTGACTCAGTATCGCAGAACTAATGAGTATTTTGCCATCAAAGCTTTGAAGAAAGGTGACATCATAGCCCGAGATGAAGTAGAAAGCTTGATGTCTGAGAAGCGCATTTTTGAAGTTATTAACACCATGCGTCACCCTTTCCTTGTCAACCTCTTTGCCTGCTTCCAGACGGCA GAGCATGTATGTTTTGTCATGGAATATGCCTGCGGTGGTGACCTCATGATGCATATACACAGTGACGTCTTCACGGAGTCGCGGACTGTCTTCTATGCAGGTTGTGTGGTACTTGGTCTGCAGTACTTACACGAAAACAAGATTGTTTACAG GGACCTCAAGCTGGACAACCTGTTGCTGGATGCTGAAGGCTACCTCAAGATTGCTGACTTTGGTTTGTGCAAAGAGGGCATGGGGTTTGGAGATAGGACCAGCACTTTCTGCGGAACACCTGAATTTTTGGCACCAGAAGTGCTGACAGAAACATCCTACACCCGTGCTGTAGACTGGTGGGGTCTTGGGGTACTGATCTATGAGATGCTGGTTGGCGAG TCGCCATTTCctggtgatgatgaagaagaggtATTTGACAGCATAGTCAATGAGGAGGTGCGCTACCCACGATTCCTTTCTACAGAGGCCATTGCCATCATGCGTCGG CTGTTGCGACGAAATCCTGATCGCCGTCTTGGCTCCAGTGAAAGAGATGCAGAAGATGTGAAGAAGCAAGCATTTTTCCGG AGCTTAGTGTGGAATGACTTGCTGACTAAGAAAGTGAAGCCACCATTTGTTCCTACTGTG aaaaacaTGGAGGATGTCAGTAACTTTGATGAAGAATTCACTTCAGAGCGACCTGTTCTTACTCCGCCCAAAGAGCGCAGACCTCTGAACCCGGATGACCAGCAGTTGTTCCACGACTTCTCCTACATTGCTGAGTGGTGTTGA
- the LOC112574648 gene encoding serine/threonine-protein kinase N2-like isoform X2, with amino-acid sequence MMFECLMSEDEDEWEGGAMRDSYQGVGQRFGLEPDLSDAEFQLRLEELKEALKKEIRKEMKIKEGAEKLREVSTDKKSLSNVNSIVKKANTKLQQLHQDLQEVNTFLLLTNSTQDISTERMKSPEKAGDAVDSNGGNQRLASLQKQLDIENKVKQGAENMIAMYSSGSSRDKKLLAEAQQMLADARTKIEIIRMQMLKASQDISSSTTEADGSRCEILSPLELRIEELRHHLKIESAVAEGSKNVIRTLQNSKIEDKKALKEAQSTLCESSQKMELIRMSLEKRLLELEPDTSKSSKVQTLRRELDDLLNTTYSSSASHRLSNQPPTPRAANTFSKAAAVTGKLEVRLVGVQGLLEDIPIRRKDSMSLWMASPGESRSLLRRGGTKVYNVKDELSNEVMAILRLDNQQVAQTSWKPNSQQCWDHRCSIDLDRSRELELSVYWRDWRQMCATKFLRLEDFLDNQRHGLTIHLEPQGILFAEITFLNPTLSRKPKLQRQRKIFPKHKGKNFLRPNQMNINVATWGRLIKRALPQNGADTNNSSPQITSPGIMSADRGPPVSQISFEAPPLPEKIHRHAADDVTSTARERQATSQEREIQQALSKFDFLPEELITPNTSSINLDLDVITAPPSISTADATSTTSSSHADVPSQQITTADVKSVVPTIPRQKSPPQQKSSPSLPVTPLPSEKTRPAPLPPSTSESLFAGQPCCMDDFRPISVLGRGHFGKVLLTQYRRTNEYFAIKALKKGDIIARDEVESLMSEKRIFEVINTMRHPFLVNLFACFQTAEHVCFVMEYACGGDLMMHIHSDVFTESRTVFYAGCVVLGLQYLHENKIVYRDLKLDNLLLDAEGYLKIADFGLCKEGMGFGDRTSTFCGTPEFLAPEVLTETSYTRAVDWWGLGVLIYEMLVGESPFPGDDEEEVFDSIVNEEVRYPRFLSTEAIAIMRRLMRRNPQKRLGASEQDAEDVKRQSFFRSLVWNDLLTKKVKPPFVPTVKNMEDVSNFDEEFTSERPVLTPPKERRPLNPDDQQLFHDFSYIAEWC; translated from the exons ATGATGTTCGAGTGTTTGATGAGCGAAGATGAGGATGAGTGGGAG GGAGGTGCCATGCGGGACTCTTATCAAGGTGTGGGTCAACGCTTTGGTCTGGAGCCAGACCTTTCAGATGCCGAGTTTCAGCTTCGTCTAGAGGAGTTAAAGGAG GCACTGAAGAAGGAGATCCGCAAGGAAATGAAGATAAAGGAAGGAGCAGAAAAACTGCGTGAGGTTTCCACAGACAAGAAGTCACTCTCCAATGTCAACAGTATCGTGAAGAAGGCCAACACCAAGTTGCAGCAGCTGCACCAAGACCTGCAGGAAGTCAACACCTTTCTCTTGCTCACCAACAGTACGCAGGATATTTCCACAG AGAGGATGAAGTCACCAGAGAAGGCAGGGGATGCCGTGGATAGTAATGGAGGAAATCAGCGTTTGGCTTCACTGCAGAAGCAGCTAGATATTGAGAACAAG GTGAAGCAAGGTGCAGAAAACATGATTGCCATGTACAGTTCTGGGTCTTCCCGTGACAAAAAACTACTGGCAGAGGCACAGCAGATGCTTGCAGATGCTCGGACAAAGATAGAGATCATTCGCATGCAAATGTTGAAGGCTAGTCAGGACATTTCGTCAAGCACCACTGAAGCTGATG GTTCACGTTGTGAGATACTTTCTCCCTTGGAATTGAGAATAGAAGAGCTGAGACATCATCTGAAGATTGAATCAGCTGTGGCTGAAGGTTCAAAAAATGTCATTCGCACATTACAGAATTCAAAAATAGAAGACAAGAAAGCATTGAAAGAG GCTCAGTCAACACTGTGCGAATCGTCCCAGAAAATGGAGTTAATACGAATGTCACTGGAGAAACGACTTCTGGAACTGGAGCCTGATACAAGCAAGTCGTCTAAAGTTCAGACTTTGAGGCGAGAGCTGGACGACTTGCTGAACACCACCTACAGTAGCTCTGCTTCACACCGCCTCAGTAACCAGCCACCAACCCCCCGTGCAGCCAACACTTTCAGCAAAGCAGCTGCAGTGACAGGCAAGCTGGAAGTGAG ATTAGTAGGGGTTCAAGGTCTTCTGGAAGATATTCCCATACGGCGGAAAGACAGCATGTCATTGTGGATGGCCTCCCCTGGGGAAAGTCGAAGTCTTCTTCGACGTGGTGGCACCAAAGTGTACAACGTTAAGGATGAGTTGTCCA ATGAGGTAATGGCCATTCTACGACTTGATAACCAGCAGGTGGCACAAACCTCCTGGAAACCTAACAGTCAGCAGTGCTGGGATCACAGGTGTTCCATCGACTTAGACCGG TCACGAGAACTGGAGTTGTCAGTCTACTGGCGAGACTGGCGGCAGATGTGTGCAACAAAGTTCCTGAGGCTAGAAGACTTTCTAGACAACCAGCGGCATGGTTTAACGATACACTTAGAGCCACAAGGCATATTATTTGCAGAG attacatttttaaacCCCACCTTGTCGCGTAAACCAAAGCTTCAAAGACAACGGAAAATCTTTCCAAAGCACAAAG GAAAGAATTTTCTGCGACCCAATCAGATGAACATCAATGTTGCTACATGGGGACGTTTGATCAAACGAGCCTTACCACAGAATGGAGCTGACACTAATAATAGTTCTCCACAAATTACCTCTCCTG GAATAATGTCAGCTGATCGGGGCCCTCCAGTTTCTCAGATAAGTTTTGAAGCTCCACCACTTCCAGAAAAGATTCATCGtcatgctgctgatgatgtgaCGTCTACGGCTAGGGAGAGGCAAGCTACCTCCCAAGAGCGAGAAATCCAG CAAGCACTTTCCAAATTTGACTTCCTGCCAGAAGAGCTCATCACGCCGAACACCTCCTCCATCAACCTGGACCTGGATGTCATCACTGCTCCCCCTTCCATATCCACAGCAGATGCCACCTCCACCACTTCCTCCAGCCATGCTGATGTCCCTTCCCAACAGATAACCACGGCAGATGTAAAGTCTGTGGTACCCACCATTCCACGCCAGAAATCACCACCTCAACAGAAATCATCTCCATCCTTGCCTGTTACACCTCTTCCATCAGAAAAAACAAGGCCAGCACCCTTACCTCCCTCAACATCAGAGTCCTT GTTTGCAGGACAACCCTGTTGTATGGATGACTTCCGACCTATAAGTGTTTTGGGTCGAGGCCACTTTGGAAAG GTCCTGCTGACTCAGTATCGCAGAACTAATGAGTATTTTGCCATCAAAGCTTTGAAGAAAGGTGACATCATAGCCCGAGATGAAGTAGAAAGCTTGATGTCTGAGAAGCGCATTTTTGAAGTTATTAACACCATGCGTCACCCTTTCCTTGTCAACCTCTTTGCCTGCTTCCAGACGGCA GAGCATGTATGTTTTGTCATGGAATATGCCTGCGGTGGTGACCTCATGATGCATATACACAGTGACGTCTTCACGGAGTCGCGGACTGTCTTCTATGCAGGTTGTGTGGTACTTGGTCTGCAGTACTTACACGAAAACAAGATTGTTTACAG GGACCTCAAGCTGGACAACCTGTTGCTGGATGCTGAAGGCTACCTCAAGATTGCTGACTTTGGTTTGTGCAAAGAGGGCATGGGGTTTGGAGATAGGACCAGCACTTTCTGCGGAACACCTGAATTTTTGGCACCAGAAGTGCTGACAGAAACATCCTACACCCGTGCTGTAGACTGGTGGGGTCTTGGGGTACTGATCTATGAGATGCTGGTTGGCGAG TCGCCATTTCctggtgatgatgaagaagaggtATTTGACAGCATAGTCAATGAGGAGGTGCGCTACCCACGATTCCTTTCTACAGAGGCCATTGCCATCATGCGTCGG CTAATGCGCCGTAATCCCCAGAAACGATTAGGAGCCAGTGAACAGGACGCTGAGGATGTAAAACGACAGTCTTTTTTTCGG AGCTTAGTGTGGAATGACTTGCTGACTAAGAAAGTGAAGCCACCATTTGTTCCTACTGTG aaaaacaTGGAGGATGTCAGTAACTTTGATGAAGAATTCACTTCAGAGCGACCTGTTCTTACTCCGCCCAAAGAGCGCAGACCTCTGAACCCGGATGACCAGCAGTTGTTCCACGACTTCTCCTACATTGCTGAGTGGTGTTGA